In Aspergillus nidulans FGSC A4 chromosome II, the genomic stretch CCTAGAAGAGAGTCGCGGGACGAACCCTTGTCCTCTGACATTCGTCCAACTCTCTTTACTTCTCAAGTAATGTCCAGGCTCGGTAAGACCAGAAATAAGAGAGGGAGGGCAAGTAAGGGACTACCACAGCGACAAACATTTAGGCTCGTCTATTACCGAGGAGGTTCCTTCCTACAGGAAGTTCCTAAAGGTGAAAATGACCAGCTCATCATGGACCCTGGTGGCGGCGATTCTGGAAGGGTAATTGTCAAGATACCCGACTCTGGATATTCTCATTCGTTCGCTTTGCGGAAAGTGCTGAAGATTTTTGTGGGCGGAGGGTCGAGCCGGAAGGTTCGGTTTGAGTTGTCCAAGATGGGCATGGATGATAATAAATACGACTTCGAATTATcaacagcagaagaaaaggagcagCTTTGCTCTTGTTTACGCGAACTCAAGATTGAGGTTCAGGAAAAGACAGGGTGAGTTTCAACTACTTTTGTTCTTGTCACATGCCAGATGCTTACTTCAATATGAAAGAGATTACTTGGATAACGCATTCAAGAAGAGCGCACGGGAGAATCAGCGCTACACGAATAACACTAAACGTCCGATTGGTGTGTTAGAATCCCCCAAGGAGGCTCCCAAGCCGCCTCCGGGTTCTACAACTAAGAGAATGAGGCTCTCGGATGCGCTGCAAGTTACAGACGAAGAAGCTGCCGCACCACGGAGTTCAGACACCGCTTCCGGGAGCCGCACCAGCCCCTCGCTTCCGACTACCACCGGCGAGAATACCATTTCCAAACGGGCCCCAAGTCCTACATCTCGCCTTCATCGAGATATAGGTATTGAAATTCCCATGAAGAAGTTTCAATCAAACTCACAAGCGCCCACACGTACTACGAGATCGAGATTGATGTCGCGGCAAACACCTACTACTTTGGTCTGGTAAGTTCCCATCGTCTCCATTTGAAACTCTGTTAGTAAACGGCCCCTAGTGAcgatgatgacaatgaaaaCGAAGAGGAATACACACCACAGCCTAATCTGGGGGGGGAACAGAAATGGGACAGGTATATTCCCAGGCGTCTCCGTTGCAAAAACATACTAACAACGTAGACCTCTGGTGTATCCCCGTTttgggaaaaaaaaagccgaAGTGAACGCTCTGGATTTGCGGAGGCTTGCACCCCACGAATTCCTCAACGACAACATTATAGGCTTCTATATACGCTTTCTAGAAGATCATCTTCAGCGATGCCGCCCTGAAGCAGCACAGCGAGTCTACTTCTTCAATTCATACTTCTTTGCAACTCTCACCAAGTCTCCTAAAGGGCTTAAGATCAACTACGAAGGCGTGGCAAAGTGGACTCGCAACGTCGATATCTTCAGCTATGACTATATCGTCGTACCAATCAATGAGAACGCCCATTGGTATATGGCTATTATCTGCAACTTGCCGTACCTGGAGGGTATcggtgaagaagagaagccgTTGCCATCTGAGTCGCGGGCTGAAGTCGAGGAAGTGCCAGAGACACCGGAACCTCATCTTGAGGATGGGTCATCTACAACACTACAGTCTATCAAAGAGGAAACAGCTAGGCAGTCGTTAGCTTCTATGAGCCTTATCGACACGCAAGTTCCACAAGAAGAGGCGTCTAAGCCAGGCGAAAATGAATGGTCAGAACGCGATGTTTATCCAGATGCAGCCCGTGCGAAGTTGGCTGCCCCTTCAAGCCAACCGCAGCCCGAAACTCAGAAAGACTCGGAAGCAAGTGGGACGCCTAAGAAGTCGCGCAAGCCCAAGAAAAACCGGTCATATGGAGTGAAATACAGTACTTGCCAACCAATTATCATCACATTCGATTCACTTGACCTCCCTCGTTCGGGAACCATCAGTATCCTCCGCGAATACCTCTTCGCCGAAGCAAAGTCGAAGCGGGGCATCGAGATTGACAAATCTTTGGTCAAAGGCATGACCGCAAAGGAGATCCCACATCAGCCGAACTTTTCTGATTGCGGTCTTTACCTCCTAGCCTACGCTGAAAAGTTCGTTCAAGACCCGGATTCATTCGTTCGGAAACTTCTGCGGAAAGAGATGCGCAAACAAGAAGACTGGCCACCGCTGAAGTCTGGTCTTCTACGAACTCGATTGCGTGGATtcatggagctgctgtataCTGAGCAAGAGCACCTTACAAAGGCGAAGGCGGACGAATCCGCGCTGGTAGTAGATCAGCAACCTGTTTCCTACCTTCTTGGTGATACTGCCGCAAACAACAAGGACAATGTTGAAGGCGAGAACTATCCACAAGGTAAAGTACAAGTCGAACGCTCGCCACCAGCTGAAGCGAGCTCGAAGACAACCCCAGAGCGTCAACCCTTCGCTCAATCCGCCAGTCCGAAGCCTGAGATTGGCCATGATGTCGACCCTGTAAATGTTGATACGCAAGAGTCAGTATTGTGCATTTCCCAGATCCCTGATGCACAGCTCAAAtcgcagaagctggaggcttATAATCAGCCTTCCAAACATGTGGTTGTCGAAGTACCAGACAGCCAAGATCGGACTCAAGCCAACGGTCCAACAGCTGCCGCGCTATCAACCGAAACCCCTTCTTCAAAGCCACATCCTCGGCGCGAACACTCCAGCGCCGTTTACGTTGATGACAGCGACGACGTAGAGGACGCTCCCCAGCAAGGAGGCGTACAAGTTGAAGAGACACCGCCCGGATTGCCGAGTATCAAATAAGTGTTCTGAAGGGATGTGTTGACTTATAGCGGTTATATTCatgttcttctttctccaaccCCCTAACTGCATTATTATCTTGCTTAGAAGTAAAGATATGTTTTCAGGCGTTTCGGATGGTGGTCATTTTTCTGGGGCATGAGATACCAAGCATGGCATCGCGTCGCATTGCATTGCTTTATCTTATTGCAGTCTGAGTTCCTAGAACGACTGTTTGCATGTTTTACTTCTTTTCTTATGCGAACTTACAACGCATTCTATACAGGCTCTATCAACACCTGCATAATCTCCGTAAACCCATCGCACAATATCTAGTTAAACATATATCACCATTCACT encodes the following:
- a CDS encoding SUMO protease ULP2 (transcript_id=CADANIAT00004235); its protein translation is MPSPVRDRGPMRETPSSSIADEYRLFGGGKQRDPNAVRVVPGQTFALKPWNTISRGAKGSGTVSANRKEKRFYTSHSRSDHPADAPERSSKRRRVEGPAEAQAAINISDDETPAHSSTRGSPVTTRSHAKSPTPSFSSNTRQPREYNSGLTSEYRTIDKGARVPRPSPKKKASSADPFSSEDPDIIFTRDAAKVRRKESALLQGDPDNVPWKAPAHASNLSVEIVNKPSVSDGAFKTPPPRHEKPRALSSRDSPDELQGDVTVGPVPTSLSKPRRESRDEPLSSDIRPTLFTSQVMSRLGKTRNKRGRASKGLPQRQTFRLVYYRGGSFLQEVPKGENDQLIMDPGGGDSGRQKKRSSFALVYANSRLRFRKRQESPKEAPKPPPGSTTKRMRLSDALQVTDEEAAAPRSSDTASGSRTSPSLPTTTGENTISKRAPSPTSRLHRDIGIEIPMKKFQSNSQAPTRTTRSRLMSRQTPTTLVCDDDDNENEEEYTPQPNLGGEQKWDRPLVYPRFGKKKAEVNALDLRRLAPHEFLNDNIIGFYIRFLEDHLQRCRPEAAQRVYFFNSYFFATLTKSPKGLKINYEGVAKWTRNVDIFSYDYIVVPINENAHWYMAIICNLPYLEGIGEEEKPLPSESRAEVEEVPETPEPHLEDGSSTTLQSIKEETARQSLASMSLIDTQVPQEEASKPGENEWSERDVYPDAARAKLAAPSSQPQPETQKDSEASGTPKKSRKPKKNRSYGVKYSTCQPIIITFDSLDLPRSGTISILREYLFAEAKSKRGIEIDKSLVKGMTAKEIPHQPNFSDCGLYLLAYAEKFVQDPDSFVRKLLRKEMRKQEDWPPLKSGLLRTRLRGFMELLYTEQEHLTKAKADESALVVDQQPVSYLLGDTAANNKDNVEGENYPQGKVQVERSPPAEASSKTTPERQPFAQSASPKPEIGHDVDPVNVDTQESVLCISQIPDAQLKSQKLEAYNQPSKHVVVEVPDSQDRTQANGPTAAALSTETPSSKPHPRREHSSAVYVDDSDDVEDAPQQGGVQVEETPPGLPSIK